A DNA window from Rhipicephalus sanguineus isolate Rsan-2018 chromosome 8, BIME_Rsan_1.4, whole genome shotgun sequence contains the following coding sequences:
- the LOC119403058 gene encoding glutamate-gated chloride channel alpha-like has translation MWSIDYRLESEARLATILPSSTTVVSSRVRMMHRQVNSTNPVIPKTTYALLIACPMVFNNFPADRQICDINIQHDTVERNTETSRYLVWEKEDAIHVLPSFKHSEFDIEVNKTTFRQHWSPMVPKVEGGLGLRLQLTRRLRAQLLQTYAPSGLLVALSWLGLWLRGLGERLSLCCMLLLALCAQISQLRRTLPPCTGPTGVDVWMFSCLAFVFAVLVVFAVSHNIELKRSKENERQARDQRGKRK, from the exons ATGTGGTCCATCGACTACCGGCTCGAGTCTGAAGCGCGCCTGGCCACAATCCTGCCTTCCTCAACAACCGTCGTAAGCAGCCGGGTCCGTATGATGCACAGGCAGGTGAACAGCACCAATCCAGTCATTCCGAAGACAAC ATACGCCCTCCTGATCGCCTGTCCTATGGTGTTCAACAATTTCCCCGCTGACCGGCAAATCTGTGACATCAACATTCAGCACG ACACCGTAGAAAGAAACACGGAGACATCTCGTTACCTGGTCTGGGAAAAAGAAGACGCGATTCATGTGTTGCCTTCCTTCAAACACTCTGAATTTGACATCGAGGTAAACAAGACGACATTTCGACAGCACTGGAGCCCCATGG TTCCCAAGGTTGAGGGGGGTCTAGGACTCCGCCTGCAGCTTACGCGACGCCTCCGAGCGCAGCTACTGCAAACGTACGCTCCCAGCGGCCTTCTGGTGGCGCTCTCCTGGTTGGGTCTATGGCTACGTGGTCTGGGCGAACGTCTAAGTCTCTGCTGCATGCTGCTGCTCGCTCTCTGCGCCCAGATCAGTCAGCTTCGACGGACGTTGCCCCCGTGCACTGGACCCACG GGCGTCGATGTCTGGATGTTCTCGTGTCTGGCGTTTGTCTTCGCAGTGCTGGTTGTCTTTGCGGTGAGTCATAACATCGAACTGAAGAGAAGCAAGGAAAATGAGAGACAGGCGCGTGATCAACGTGGCAAGCGCAAATAA